The Heliorestis convoluta genome includes the window GCATTGTTTAATAGTTGATCAGCTCTGCTAACTCTGTCACCGTTTCTTTTATCTAGAAGCACTGCGATTAACTCCCGATTCGAAAGGTTTTTAATGCCTTCTTGGTTAAGCTTTTTTACTGGATCTGAATAAGAAGGCAAAACTTGCAGTTCTTCTTGTAGAGTTGTCAGTTGCTTATCTTTCATATAGGTTCCCCTACCATAAAAAAGCAGGGGAGGGGGCTTTGTATGCCCCCTCCTACTTTAACAATGGAGGGGACACCCCCTTTCACTTTAAAATTTTAGTGCAACCTTAGCCAGCTTGGGCTACATTTTCAATCTGCTGTATCATGTAGGCTATCTCTTGGGCTTTTTCATTTTGAAGACCCTGCCAAGCGACGGCCGACATGAGAGCATCCCAGAAAGTTTCATCATATTTACCTGATTCAGAGCACCTATAGGCTACTCTGACATTCTCAAGTGCTTCTTGTGGTGCCTCGGCACCCTTTAAGAAAACACCGAAGTCTTTCACAAGCGAAGAAACTGTAGGCTGTTCTGGTACAGCTTTTTCATCTTCAGCTAGAATCTCTACTGTCTCTTTCACCGTATTCACGGTAGATTCTAGCCCAACTGTTTCGACTTTCTTTATAGACCATGTTGGTGGGGAAGGCTTTTCGGTGTAGCATCCTTCAAGGTCAATTTTTCTTTCTAACTTTTTAGCCGCTGTAGAGGACAAGGTAATATACTCTAGAGGATTTAGCCCTCGCTCTTGGCAACGCTCAATAACTTTTTTTACATCGAATTGCCGTTGCGCAGCTTTTTCAAACTTACCCATTGCCTGATCACCAACTAACAAAGGACCGTGCTTCTCTGTCCAGATTTTCAACACATTTTCGATCTGTTTAACCTTGCCTTGCAAGGCTAAAAGACGAGAAGCATATTTTTCGGCCATCTCTGAAGTTAATAATTCAGGACTTGTCGGTAATTCTGCCAAATCTTCTATGCTGTCCTCTACAGGGGGGTTATAATCTCCACTTGTAGCTGGACATTGTTGAGCATACCCACAGTAAGCACAAACATGACCAGGATTGCAGGTAAAACCTTCTTCACCTTTTCGTAAGGCTTTATCGATTTGTTTCACCTGTTGGTTTATCCAAAGTTCTATCTCAATGAGATTTTTTTCGCTATAGTGGTATTCGTCTTTCTCGTTTAAACGCACCCACTCATAGCGAACCAAAACATCATGAATGCCTCCAAAGCTTTTGACTACTAAGAAAGCGTAGATAGCCAATTGCTTCGTTACTGCACGATTGCGACCTGTTTTTAGATCTACGATTTTTGCTGGCATTCCAGGAAAAAGTGGCATAAACAGCGCATCCATCTGCCCCGATACTGTATGCCTACCAACAGGAATCTGTAGACGTATTTCAGGAATGACTTGGTAGTCAAAACCACCTTCGCCATACACGCTGATAAACTTTTTAGCTAAACCTGCTATCTCAATCACGTTTTCTATGTTCAAAGTATCAGGAAATTTTTTTATTTCATCTTCAGCAGCTTTTTTAAAGCCCGGGAAGTTTTTCCCTTCTTTGTACCAACGCTCAGCCACAGTATGGATTGCTGTTCCAATATCAGCGGCTGCGCTTGGTACTTTTAACCCAAGGATGTTCTCCGCAAAGAAACGTCGTGGGCAGTCTTCGAAAGTAAGCAAGCTAGTTACCCGAACATTCATATTATTCGAACGACTTCCACAAAAAGTCGTCCTTTTACACCTCCTACAAGGTATTTTAAATCCTCCCAAGTGTGGGAGCATTTTGTTTTAATCTATTGACTTAAGAGAGATTGCACTTGAACCATACGCATTCAGTACATCATCAATCCCTTTGCCGTTTTCCTTATGCCAGATCGCAGTATGGACTGATAAGCCTTTTTGATATAAAGCATTAGCAAGATTTTTACAGTGTTTGGCTACAACTTGCGCTGTCTTTCCACTGTCTTGATCATAGGCAATCACAACATGCTTTGCTTTTATGTGCTCTGCTAAGTCAGGAATCAGACGCCAATTGCCGACACCGGGAACAGACACAAAGTTTTGCTTCAATGCCAAACTGGATCGATCTGCTTTTATTTCACCTTCTGTAATCCAGAGTGTATCTGAATGAAGAAATCTAACAGTGTGAAGTAAAGCACCCGGTGAAGAACCACCTGAAAGAGCACTTCCATTTTTATCACGCAAGGATGTATACCAAGCATAAACTCGCTCACCATTAACTGCGGAAATCCGTAAGCGTAAGCCATAAATCTTTCCGTTCACATTGCGAACCGGAATTAACAAGGCATTGTGGGTTTTGCAAGCCCATTGACCATTTTTTGTCTGATAGAAACCAGGTATTCCGGTGAAAGACGAAATGCCCGTTACCTTGGTAATCTGCTTCGTCAATGCGATTCCATCTTGATAACGCATTTGTGAGTAACCAAAAGAAGCTATCTCTTCTTCTGTAAAACCTCGACGTAACAGGTTTTCTTTTTGTTGATCTCCCAAGCTAAACAGTGAGAGTAAAGCTTTGTAGACTTTATCTCTCATAACTACGGGAGCAAGTTTTGGATCTTGACGAACCTCCGGCGTTTTTAGAACCGAAAGCATGATTCTTTCAGACTTCATGCCTAAGATTTCTTTTGCTTTCTCTACAGCCTGCGGAAAGTTTAGCTGAAGAGCCATCATCAGTAACGTGAACACGTCACCACTGGCTCCACACTTTTCACATTGCCACAGATCGGCACCATCACGGGCAGCGGGGGCGTGTTCCATGAAGTGGCATGATTGCATTTTCCCATCGGACCCGTGTACTGGGCACTTCATAAACCAATGACTACCTACTTTTTTCACTGGGATTCCCAAGTGAGCACAAACTGATAAAATACGAAGACCAGCACGTATGCTGGCCTTCTCATCCATAGAGTTACGATAGGTTTTTACTAACACCTATAGCACCTCCTAGTATTCTTCTGGTAGTAACACTGTTGTAGCAGAACGATCCGCTTCGGTGATAATCCAGAATTTTTTTCCTTTGCTGTCTCGATAGGAAGAAACTAACCTTCCTGCATGCAACAAGGATTCATTGTTTAGCTCCCAATCTTCAGAGCAAATGTCACCCCAGTCACCGCTATGATGACGCAAGAGGGCGATTTGTATATCTTGAGCCTCGATAGTGTCCATGACACCAGGGGTAGCGTAAACCTGCCCCAGAGGAAACAAGACAAGCGGGAATGAAGAAACCATGTTTCTCTTCCTCCTATTGGTTCACCAATTGCTCTTTGGATAAAAAAATGCTATATTAAAAGATAGCTATTTTTCTTTGCGCAAAAGGAATTGGTGACTTTTTATACATGCTTTTTGACTAGGTTTTTCCTAGTCTTTTTTCTTTTTAAGCAGTAACAACGACAAGAGAACCATTGTTTTCTTGGCGAGCTTGAAACTCGACTTCTTGTCCTTGTTTCCAAGCAGCTACGATGGGCGCTGTTCCATCGATTCCATAGACGTTTATGTTTTGACCATTCATAGTCACGATTGAACG containing:
- a CDS encoding RecB family exonuclease, translated to MNVRVTSLLTFEDCPRRFFAENILGLKVPSAAADIGTAIHTVAERWYKEGKNFPGFKKAAEDEIKKFPDTLNIENVIEIAGLAKKFISVYGEGGFDYQVIPEIRLQIPVGRHTVSGQMDALFMPLFPGMPAKIVDLKTGRNRAVTKQLAIYAFLVVKSFGGIHDVLVRYEWVRLNEKDEYHYSEKNLIEIELWINQQVKQIDKALRKGEEGFTCNPGHVCAYCGYAQQCPATSGDYNPPVEDSIEDLAELPTSPELLTSEMAEKYASRLLALQGKVKQIENVLKIWTEKHGPLLVGDQAMGKFEKAAQRQFDVKKVIERCQERGLNPLEYITLSSTAAKKLERKIDLEGCYTEKPSPPTWSIKKVETVGLESTVNTVKETVEILAEDEKAVPEQPTVSSLVKDFGVFLKGAEAPQEALENVRVAYRCSESGKYDETFWDALMSAVAWQGLQNEKAQEIAYMIQQIENVAQAG
- a CDS encoding DUF3854 domain-containing protein, translated to MLVKTYRNSMDEKASIRAGLRILSVCAHLGIPVKKVGSHWFMKCPVHGSDGKMQSCHFMEHAPAARDGADLWQCEKCGASGDVFTLLMMALQLNFPQAVEKAKEILGMKSERIMLSVLKTPEVRQDPKLAPVVMRDKVYKALLSLFSLGDQQKENLLRRGFTEEEIASFGYSQMRYQDGIALTKQITKVTGISSFTGIPGFYQTKNGQWACKTHNALLIPVRNVNGKIYGLRLRISAVNGERVYAWYTSLRDKNGSALSGGSSPGALLHTVRFLHSDTLWITEGEIKADRSSLALKQNFVSVPGVGNWRLIPDLAEHIKAKHVVIAYDQDSGKTAQVVAKHCKNLANALYQKGLSVHTAIWHKENGKGIDDVLNAYGSSAISLKSID